Sequence from the Undibacterium piscinae genome:
GAATGGTCAAAGTTACGTCAGCAGTCAAAAAATCCAAAGGCGTCGTGTATTTCCAGACTATCGACACCTGTGGTCCGGCCGATATTCCAAATTTATTGGTAGCCACCTGCTGAATACCTGAGGAAGAAGGATTTACCGGACTAGTCGAGGTGATCGAATAACTACTATACATGGGCGGATTAAAACTACTCACCGTATGTGAAGGCCCGTACACAGTGCCATTGGCGCGAATAAATACCCCGTTATCAAGATTAGTGCTTGGCGGAATAGCTCCTGAGCTATACACCTGGCCTGTGTTATTTAAACGGCGCACCTGCATTTTCGTCGTGTCCTCAATATAGAAATGCAAGCCATTTGTCGCGCTGGTGCCTCCCGTACTATTGAACTCCACGACAGCTGCCTGCGCCGGAGTTGCCGGCAATAACAAGGCCACGCCTGCGATCACGGCAGCGCAGAACAACTGAAGTCGATTGCCTAATTGAGCTTGAAAAAAGTGCATGCTACTGAGCCTATGCTTGGATAAGTTTCTTTGACATACTGTAGCGGCCATCATGAACATGGTGCGCCTCCCGCCACGATACCGACACGGCAAGTATTAATGTTCACCGTCATGCTGCGGCTAACGAAATTGCTGGCCGGTGCAATCCCCAGAGTAGCGGTGGAAGTGAGTTGATACACCCTCACGGTATTTCCGCCCTCAATAAACGCCACGACCGGGGTACAACCCACAGTCACCGTAAATCCCTGCAAGGCACCGCCCAATGCAGGAATCACTTTTGAGACCGGACAAACATAAGGGGTTACCGATGCCGTATTTTCCGGTGTCAATATCTGATAAGCCCCCCACTCTACGCCTGCCTTGGCAGCCTGATAGGCCTTGCTTCCCTGTAAATCCTGGGCAGAAGTGGTTTGCTGCATGGTAGAAACGGATAACATGAAGACACCCAGGGCGGACAAAATCACCAGCAAAAAAATCGCCGACACCAAAGAGAAACCATGCTCTTGCGAGGCCGGCAGCAATCTATTGTTGAGTAGTTTATGGCACATTATTGACATGGACGTCCTGATAAAGGCTGACCGTTTCATTGCTCTTGGTAATTCCCAGGCGCAGGGAAACCAAGCCACTACGCTCGGTGACTCCACTGGCATAGGTAAACCGGCAGGCACTGAGATTTTGCGCAAGAACCGGCGTACCAAGCGGGATGACAGGGCAAGCGCCAGGCTCAGTGCCGCTGGCAACATAAGCCGAATAGCGGTACAGAGTACCGGTACCATTGCCCGCCGCATCCATGCCCAATCCGGTGCAGACATAGCTAACGGCTGGCTCGCTAACCGATAAAATGTGAAACCGATTTCCCGGTGAGGCAAACGGAAATTGGGTCGAATTAAAATTGACTAGCGAGGTCGTGCTTCCGGCTGCGGTGACCGTCGCGACATTGACACCGCTGTAAGCATCGGCACCGGCAATGCCTAAATTGTAGATCACGATACGATCACCGTTCACCGGCACCGTGCGCAGAGTACCGATCACGTCAATGGCACTGATCGTATCTGAGGTCGTAAATACCTTGCCCCCGCCTGAAGCATCGACATCGGTGCGATATCTGCCACCATCTATCGTCGGCATGAACTCAACACACTCAGGCTGCGCCGAGCGGACGCTATTGGGCAAGGCCAGATGCAGGTCACGCGAAATACGCCGCACCGCGGTATCGGCAATGTCGCTTAACTCGGTTCGACGCGTCAGATCCATATAGCCGTCGATAGGCTTACGTAAAAATATTGCCACCCCGGCAGCCAGCACTGCGGTGATGGTCATCACCATGATGGCTTCGATCAGGGTAAAACCGGATTGTTTTTGGGAAATTTTTCGCATATCAAGGTACCGCTCTGGGCGCGTAGCGGAACCGGTAACCGGTCAACAGATAGTTATTTCCTGCCGGATCAGTCACAGTGACATCAATCTGCAATGCATCGGTATTCGTATTGGCGAGCGCCACGGGAGCCGAACCGACGCCACTGCCAACCTGGGTAATCGTCACCAATGCACGGTAGCCTATAACCCCGGCGTCTGCTCCGCTAATATCGTAAATTACCGGCAAACTTAGGGTATTGTAATCCGCCACATTATTCGCAACTCGCGCTACGCCAAGCACATTGCTGACGCGTGCAGTACCTGGCAAATTATCTTCCGAGTTTGCCGCGTCAAAACATCCTGCCGCGCTGAGCGCGGTAGTGGCATTAGCATCCCCGGGAGCGCAATAGGTAAACGCCTGTAATTGAATTTCTTCCAGCAAGGATTCGGCGATCGCCAAAGCTTGCTTGCGTAGCATAGGATCAGTGCTGGCTTTGGTAGTGACATTCATGACCGAAAGTATGCCGACAATACCCAGACTGACGATCACGATAAACATGATGAGTTCAACCAGGGATATCCCTCGTTGCGCTTTTTTGCCGGCGTTTGAATGTTTAATGCACATAACCGGTATCGCGCTCTACCGTAATGGTTTGCAAAATTCCATCGCCAGTCATGTTGATCAAAGTGGTGTTGGCCAGGCTAGGTTTTCCCAAAGCCGAAAACGAAAACGACAATGAGTTGGCGAAACTCACTACCCCCGCCGGAGCGGGTTTGTAAATTTTTGTCTGATCGGCCGGATTGATGGCTGCATTAGTCAAATCGCTGCAACTGGTATCGGCCACATAGCTTAGGCAGATAGTCGCAGACGGCGCATGAATATTCACGAACACATCGCGACGCTGGGCAACCGCCAGCTTTTGCGCATAACGAAGCAAGGAGATACTCTGATCAAAATAGCCGCGGGCGTCAAAGGAATTTCTATTGGCAAAGCGGGGAATAATGGCCACGGCCAGAATGCCGATAAGCACCATCACCATGACCAGTTCTATCAGGGTAAACCCCTTAGATTTGTTACCCAAACCGTGATATACATTAGCCATCAGAAAATCCGTATCAACATAGGAAACTTGATTTCGTTTGCGAAACAGACATCCAGGCGCCAGCTCAAATTTTTACCGGATCAGGGCAATGATTTTTTCCCCAATTACCCTGATTCATAAAAACATAGATTGCGTTAAGCACCGATCACGCTATAGGTGAAAGGCACGCCAACGTTAGTGCCATCGCCAAACACTGCGGAACAGGACGTGGTAGCACCGACCGCCACTACCGTATCTGCTATCACATAGATCGCATTCGACACGGTCGGTGTTGGTAATGTAGCTGGAGTCAGTATAGTCAAAACAGGCAATAGTAATTTACCGGCTTCGGAACATTTCGCCACTTTCTCGCATTTCCCGGTTACTGCAGCAGCAGGAAAATTCACTGCAGCACAACCGGCATAATTGATGGAACCGGCGGAATTCAAGCCTCCGGCGTATCCTTGTGCCGCCGCCGCCGATGCCTCGGTTTTTAAATTCACAAACTTAGGCAAGGCCGTAGCCGCCAAAATACCCAAAATAACGATCACCATCACCAACTCAATAAGAGTAAAACCGGATTGTTGATTGCTCATTTGCTTGTTCATTTTCTTCTCCTGATCAAATACCAAAATAAATACCAAAATAAATCACAAAATCATTCTTTTGCAGCTACCAGTTACATAGCCCACTTAACAATTAACGATTAACAATTAACGGCGGTTACACCCGCATTGCTATAAGTTGGTGCCGCGCCGGCAACCGGAACCGTGTAGGTAACGGAACATGCCGGATGGCTGGCATCGGGCGCTACCGTAAATACCGTTGCGCTACTGAGCAAAGAGTAATCGGACAAGGCAAGACCTGCCGCATCGGCAAAGCCGGCTGCATGTCCTATAGAAATATTGGTGCTTTGCGGATAGCCGTTTGCCATGGGAATGAGCGAACCCTCCATGGTGACCGAGCTAGATGCACTCAACTGCTGTGTCAATTGTATAGAGTGCGCCAACACTGCCGCAGCCTTGATCGAGCCCAGCGCGCCGTTCATTTTTGCCATGCGCGCTTCGGTCTGCAAATTGGCAAACCTAGGCAGCGCCAAGGCAGAAAGGATACCAAGTATCGCTATCACCACAATCAGCTCTATGAGGGTAAAACCTGTTTGCTTGTCGTCGTGGCTATTATTCATGAAAGACCCCCAACAAAAATTGAAGATGGCATTCTTTTCCCCCTGTCAGGCTACAAATGCCGAACGTCTTATAAAGTTGTAACAGATAACTGATTCATCATACTAGCAAATGGCGTATTTAAATGCCAATGTGCAACGAAAAGCAACAAGTGTTGACATTTTGCACGGCCGGCCAACTGACTGACAGCCCGGCCAGATCCATTAAAAATCACTTGCGCAAAGCCACTTTTCCCAAATCCCAGATAGGCAGAAAAATACCTAAGGCCAAGATAAGCACCAATACACCTAGGCCAACGATCAATATCGGTTCGATATTGGCTGACAGATTCTTCAGTTCATACTCGACTTCGTGCTCATACATGCCGGCGATTTCATCCATCAAGTCGTCAATCGCGCCAGTCTCTTCGCCAACCGCAATCATCTGCAACACCACTGGCGTAAACACACCGGACACCGAAGCGGTTCGCAGTATGCTTTCACCGCGCTCGACGCCATCGCGCATCTGCTCGATACGGCTGGAAATATAGGCATTATCGACGGTTTGCGCCACCACATTCAGCGCCTGCACGATAGGCACGCCGCTTTTACTCGACAGCGCAAAACTGCGCGCAAAACGCGCCAGCGTTCCCTTCAGGATAATTCTGCCGACAATAGGAAAACGCAGTTTTGCCTTATCCCACATATAACGCCCTTTTGGCGTGGCAATAAATACCCGAAAGCCTGCTATGGCGGCTATCATCCCGAGCAAAATAACAGGCCAGTATTCCACTACAAAATCAGAGGTCGCGATCAGCACGCGGGTCATTAGCGGCAACTCAGCATTGAAACCGGCAAACACTTTGGCAAAGGCGGGAATAACAAAAATATTAATGATCGCCATCGCCACCACCATCGCGATCATTACAAACATAGGGTAGCGCAATGCGGTCTTGACCCGTTCGCGCATATCGCGCTCAAATTCCAGGTGGGCATACAGACGCAAAAAAATGTTTTCTAATTGGCCGGTCATTTCGCCGACGCGCACCATGCTGATGTAAAACGAGGAAAAAGCATGCGGATGACGGCGCAAGGCGGCAGACAGTTCACGTCCGGAATCGAGTGACTCGCGCAAATCCTGTATCAATTTACCGAAAGCCTTGTTCACCGCAGACTCTTGTAAGCCCGCCAAGCCACGCATGATAGGCACTCCGGATTTCAGCAACGTGTATAACTGACGACTAAATAACTGCACATCGATAGGCAGTATTTTTTCCGCTGTCAGCCTTTTCCACCAGGGTAGATCGCCGCCTACCACAGGCTTGCTGGTGGCACTGATCTGTATAGGCGTGATGCCAGAGTTAAACAACTGACTGGCCAGCGCACCGGCGTCGGCACTCTCGAGCACACCTTCCACCATTTCTCCCCTGGCATTTCTGGCTTTATACGCAAAAAAAGGCATGCTATTCCTCTAGCTGATTACTGATGCGCATCGCCTCACCCACCGTAGTCACACCCGACAGTACCAGATCGACCGCATATTTCCTGAGAGTACGCCCGCCCATTTGCTGCTTCGCAACCTTCATGAAATGCGCAGGATCATCGTGATGCGCCGCCTCCACGACGGCAGCCGTCATTTCCAGTAACTCATAGACGCCGATACGTCCGCGGTAGCCGGTACCATTGCAGTGTCCGCAGCCGCGACCACCGTGATATTGATGCTGATCGACCGCATCGCCAAGTTCGGCGGTCAGCCATTCTTTCTCGGTGGCAATCGGCGGCATCAGTTGGCGGCAACTTTCGCAGATCACGCGCACCAGCCTTTGCGCCAGCACTGCCTGTAACGAGCTACCCATCATGTAGCGCGGCACCCCCATGTCAAGCAAACGTATCGGAGTACTTACAGCATCATTGGTATGTAAGGTCGATAACACCAAGTGACCCGTCATGGCGGCGCGCATACCGATCTGCGCAGTTTCCTGGTCACGCATTTCGCCCAACAGCAAGACATCCGGATCCTGTCGCAAGGCCGCACGCAAGACCTTGGCAAAACTTAAGTCTATCTTCTCGTTGACCTGTACCTGATTGATGCCGGGCAGCCGGTACTCGACCGGGTCTTCCACCGTAATGAGTTTTTTTTCCTGGGTATTAAGTTCCGCCAGCGCGCCATACAGCGTGGTGGTTTTCCCGCTACCGGTAGGCCCGGTGACTAACACCAGGCCATTCGGGCGCTTGATGATGGCGCGAAACCGTTCCAGCATCTGCTTTGGCATGCCGATACGATCAAGATTCAAGCTGCCGCCGCCCTGATTGAGTAAACGCATCACCACCGATTCGCCATACTGGGTAGGCATGGTAGAGATACGCACGTCGATATTCTGTTGCCTTACCTTGATCGCAAAACGACCATCCTGGGGCATGCGCTTTTCCGAGATGTCCATATCGGA
This genomic interval carries:
- a CDS encoding prepilin-type N-terminal cleavage/methylation domain-containing protein, encoding MRKISQKQSGFTLIEAIMVMTITAVLAAGVAIFLRKPIDGYMDLTRRTELSDIADTAVRRISRDLHLALPNSVRSAQPECVEFMPTIDGGRYRTDVDASGGGKVFTTSDTISAIDVIGTLRTVPVNGDRIVIYNLGIAGADAYSGVNVATVTAAGSTTSLVNFNSTQFPFASPGNRFHILSVSEPAVSYVCTGLGMDAAGNGTGTLYRYSAYVASGTEPGACPVIPLGTPVLAQNLSACRFTYASGVTERSGLVSLRLGITKSNETVSLYQDVHVNNVP
- a CDS encoding type II secretion system protein — translated: MCIKHSNAGKKAQRGISLVELIMFIVIVSLGIVGILSVMNVTTKASTDPMLRKQALAIAESLLEEIQLQAFTYCAPGDANATTALSAAGCFDAANSEDNLPGTARVSNVLGVARVANNVADYNTLSLPVIYDISGADAGVIGYRALVTITQVGSGVGSAPVALANTNTDALQIDVTVTDPAGNNYLLTGYRFRYAPRAVP
- a CDS encoding type II secretion system protein; amino-acid sequence: MANVYHGLGNKSKGFTLIELVMVMVLIGILAVAIIPRFANRNSFDARGYFDQSISLLRYAQKLAVAQRRDVFVNIHAPSATICLSYVADTSCSDLTNAAINPADQTKIYKPAPAGVVSFANSLSFSFSALGKPSLANTTLINMTGDGILQTITVERDTGYVH
- a CDS encoding type II secretion system protein; amino-acid sequence: MSNQQSGFTLIELVMVIVILGILAATALPKFVNLKTEASAAAAQGYAGGLNSAGSINYAGCAAVNFPAAAVTGKCEKVAKCSEAGKLLLPVLTILTPATLPTPTVSNAIYVIADTVVAVGATTSCSAVFGDGTNVGVPFTYSVIGA
- a CDS encoding type II secretion system protein translates to MNNSHDDKQTGFTLIELIVVIAILGILSALALPRFANLQTEARMAKMNGALGSIKAAAVLAHSIQLTQQLSASSSVTMEGSLIPMANGYPQSTNISIGHAAGFADAAGLALSDYSLLSSATVFTVAPDASHPACSVTYTVPVAGAAPTYSNAGVTAVNC
- a CDS encoding type II secretion system F family protein, whose amino-acid sequence is MPFFAYKARNARGEMVEGVLESADAGALASQLFNSGITPIQISATSKPVVGGDLPWWKRLTAEKILPIDVQLFSRQLYTLLKSGVPIMRGLAGLQESAVNKAFGKLIQDLRESLDSGRELSAALRRHPHAFSSFYISMVRVGEMTGQLENIFLRLYAHLEFERDMRERVKTALRYPMFVMIAMVVAMAIINIFVIPAFAKVFAGFNAELPLMTRVLIATSDFVVEYWPVILLGMIAAIAGFRVFIATPKGRYMWDKAKLRFPIVGRIILKGTLARFARSFALSSKSGVPIVQALNVVAQTVDNAYISSRIEQMRDGVERGESILRTASVSGVFTPVVLQMIAVGEETGAIDDLMDEIAGMYEHEVEYELKNLSANIEPILIVGLGVLVLILALGIFLPIWDLGKVALRK
- the tadA gene encoding Flp pilus assembly complex ATPase component TadA, which gives rise to MARPEKVRLGEILLQQKLMSEEQLQFALQEQKRTGRKLGRLFVENGFVTEEQISDALARQLNIAYVSLKQYNINPNTVRLLPEMQARRFRTIVLEQKGSVFLVGMADPTDLFAYDEIARLLKSDILLAVVNETELLATIDNVYRRTDEITDFARELEQELGDTSVDFGALGVSPGMEDAPVVKLLQSVFDDATQVRASDIHIEPQEKRLQIRFRIDGVLHLQTEADIKIATSLALRLKLMSDMDISEKRMPQDGRFAIKVRQQNIDVRISTMPTQYGESVVMRLLNQGGGSLNLDRIGMPKQMLERFRAIIKRPNGLVLVTGPTGSGKTTTLYGALAELNTQEKKLITVEDPVEYRLPGINQVQVNEKIDLSFAKVLRAALRQDPDVLLLGEMRDQETAQIGMRAAMTGHLVLSTLHTNDAVSTPIRLLDMGVPRYMMGSSLQAVLAQRLVRVICESCRQLMPPIATEKEWLTAELGDAVDQHQYHGGRGCGHCNGTGYRGRIGVYELLEMTAAVVEAAHHDDPAHFMKVAKQQMGGRTLRKYAVDLVLSGVTTVGEAMRISNQLEE